Genomic window (Propionibacteriaceae bacterium ZF39):
GTTCAAGGAGAAGCCCGACCGCGCCACGGCCGAGAGCTATGTCTCCTCGGGCGAGTACTGGTGGAACGCCGGCATGTTCGTCTGGCGCGCGACCACCCTTCTTGCTCAGCTCGAGGTGCTGGTGCCCGAATGCCACGCGGGTGTGCTCGAGCTGGCGGCCGAGCCCGACAAGCTCGAGGAGATCTTCCCGACCCTGCCGCGTATCTCGGTGGACTACGCGATCATGGAGCCCGCCTCCCAGGGCCGCGGCACCCAGGGCACGCACGTCGTCGCCGTCCGGCTGCCCATCACCTGGCATGACGTGGGCGGTTTCCCCTCGCTCGCCGAACACCTGCCGCGTGATGCCGACGGCAATGCCGTCGAGGGCGAGTCGCTGTTGCTCGATGCGCGCGACAACCTGGTCATCAACAAGACCGATGACGGTTCGGTCATCGCCGTGCTGGGCATGACCGACACGATCGTCGTGCGCAGCGGCAACGTCACCCTCGTCTGCCCGGTCGATCAGGCCGAGCGCATCAAGGAGCTCGTGGGCAAGGCATCCGAGGAGCTCGGGTCGGCGTACGCCTGATCCCGCAGAATTTGCGGCGCAAATTGGGCGTGGCCTCCGCCACTGGGGCCGATGCTCCGGGAGACCGGATCTGGCCGCAGATTATGCCGATTTCGACGGAGCAACCGCGTTGAGCAGCCGGCGGATCCAGTCATGGTCCGCCTCAGCGGCGTCGGCGGTGATTGCAGCCACAAGCGCGTCACCGTCGAGTCCGACCACGTCCGCGTAGCGCTCCGACTGACCCGTCGCCTTCAGGATCGCGTCGAGCACGGCCTCGCGTCGCCCCAACCGGAAGAAGTCCTTCGACTCCTCGCGGAGCAGGGGAGCCGAGGCGCCGTCGTCGTCGGTGACGAGGTGGGCCAGTCCCCGTACCACCGCCACCGGCCGCCCGCCCAGCTTGGTCTTGGCCAGGTCGGCTGCTGCGGCCAGTTCGTCGGCCACCGCGATCTCGGTCACCCGCAGGTCGTTGCCGAACGGGTCGGTGCGCCCGATGTGCGAATCGATCGCCACGACCCCTGCCAGGCCGATGGTCAGGTCGGTCTGCCCGGTGCGCCAGGCGCGGCCGGCGGTGTCCGAGATAAGTACGCCGAGTCGCAGCCCGGTCGCGTCGGCCAGCCGGCGGCGGATTCCGCGCGCCGAGGCATCCGGGTCGACGGGGAGCAGCAACGCCGAACCGGGTTCGACATTGGACGTGTCGATGCCCGCCGCCGCATGGACGAGACCGAGCCGGTGCTCGACGATCACCGTGTCCCCGCGACGCGCCACGATGCGACGGGATTCGGTCGCGCGGGCCGCCTGCCGATCGTCCACATCGATCACCCGGCCCTCCGCTTTCGACACCACCTTGGAGGTGACCACGAGGATGTCGCCGTCGCGCAGAGGGCCGGCGTGGTGGGCGTCCACAGCGGCAAGGATCAGCGCCGGCAGGTCGGCACCGGGAGTGACCCCCGGAATCCCCCTCGGGGCGAAGATCTCGATCGTGTCGCTCACGACGCGAACTCCACACCGGCGCGGATGAACTCGGCCGTCGCTTCGGGGGACGTCATCAGCAGCGGCACCACGAGCGTGGGCAGGCCCGCCCGCTCGACCCCGACCACCTCGGCCTCGTCGCGACTGTCCACGACCCAGGCGTCGAGGATGCCGCCGGGGGAGCGGCGCGTGCCGTAGTGCCGGCCGACAGCACCCGCCGTGACCTCCACCCCGATGGCCGGCAGCAACCGATGCGCCATGCCGAGGACGGGGGAGCCCCCGAGGATGCCCGAGAAGCCGATCACGCGGGCCGGAGTCGCGCGCAGTGCCGGGCGTACGCCGCGGGTCGCGAGAATCGGGCCGATCGACACGACCGGATTGGACGGCCCGACCAACACGAGATCGGCGGCGGTGAGGGCCTCGGACACCTCCTGCGTGGCGGTGGCGTCGTCGATGCCGACCTGCACGATGTCGAGGACCTCGGGCTCGGCGTGGTGGCGTACCCAGAATTCCTGGAAGTGCATCGCCCGCCGTCCCGAGGGCGCATCGGGATCGACGACAACGACGTGGGTCTCGACCCGGCCGTCGGTCATGGGCAGGACGTGCAGAGCCGGATCGGTGATCCAGCGGGTCGCCAGGGCGGCGGTGATCTCGGTCGACGTGGCGCCGGCCGCCACCAACTGGGTGCGGACCAGGTGGGTCGCGATGTCGCGGTCGCCGAGGGCGAACCAGGTCGGCTCGACGCGATAGTCCTTCAGCTCCGCCATGATCGACCAGGTCTCGTCGGCGCGGCCCCAGCCCTTGTCGGGGTCG
Coding sequences:
- a CDS encoding mannose-1-phosphate guanylyltransferase → MRYVVIMAGGSGKRLWPLSRQGTPKQMLPLVGDTSLLRMAFDRVVDVVGADHVWVCTGAAYADTVRAELPELPEANILGEPVGRDSLNAVAWPAAVLAAQDPDAVVAMVTADQIMQPVEAFQDALRTGFEVAEADATALVTFGVVPNTPHTGYGYLHRGAGVEGQTEVFEVLEFKEKPDRATAESYVSSGEYWWNAGMFVWRATTLLAQLEVLVPECHAGVLELAAEPDKLEEIFPTLPRISVDYAIMEPASQGRGTQGTHVVAVRLPITWHDVGGFPSLAEHLPRDADGNAVEGESLLLDARDNLVINKTDDGSVIAVLGMTDTIVVRSGNVTLVCPVDQAERIKELVGKASEELGSAYA
- the cofE gene encoding coenzyme F420-0:L-glutamate ligase; protein product: MSDTIEIFAPRGIPGVTPGADLPALILAAVDAHHAGPLRDGDILVVTSKVVSKAEGRVIDVDDRQAARATESRRIVARRGDTVIVEHRLGLVHAAAGIDTSNVEPGSALLLPVDPDASARGIRRRLADATGLRLGVLISDTAGRAWRTGQTDLTIGLAGVVAIDSHIGRTDPFGNDLRVTEIAVADELAAAADLAKTKLGGRPVAVVRGLAHLVTDDDGASAPLLREESKDFFRLGRREAVLDAILKATGQSERYADVVGLDGDALVAAITADAAEADHDWIRRLLNAVAPSKSA
- the cofD gene encoding 2-phospho-L-lactate transferase, producing MNPRRIAVLAGGVGGSRFVRGVRAAYPDARIDVIVNTADDVTLHGLRICPDIDTMLYALGDGIDPDKGWGRADETWSIMAELKDYRVEPTWFALGDRDIATHLVRTQLVAAGATSTEITAALATRWITDPALHVLPMTDGRVETHVVVVDPDAPSGRRAMHFQEFWVRHHAEPEVLDIVQVGIDDATATQEVSEALTAADLVLVGPSNPVVSIGPILATRGVRPALRATPARVIGFSGILGGSPVLGMAHRLLPAIGVEVTAGAVGRHYGTRRSPGGILDAWVVDSRDEAEVVGVERAGLPTLVVPLLMTSPEATAEFIRAGVEFAS